A single window of Periophthalmus magnuspinnatus isolate fPerMag1 chromosome 22, fPerMag1.2.pri, whole genome shotgun sequence DNA harbors:
- the ngb gene encoding neuroglobin — MDLLSEKDKELIRGSWESLGKNKVPHGVIMFSRLFELDPELLTLFYHRTKCSSSQDCLSSPEFVEHVTKVMLVIDAAVSNLDDLPSLEDFLLNLGRKHQAVGVHTQSFAVVGEALLYMLQCSLGQAYTAPLQQAWLNMYSIVVAAMSRGWAKNGEDKAD, encoded by the exons ATGGACCTGCTGTCAGAGAAGGACAAGGAGCTGATCCGTGGCAGCTGGGAGAGCCTGGGCAAGAACAAAGTGCCTCATGGTGTCATCATGTTCTCCAG ACTGTTTGAGCTGGACCCCgagctcctcactctcttctaCCACAGGACCAAGTGTAGCTCCAGTCAGGACTGCCTCTCTAGCCCGGAATTTGTGGAACATGTGACTAAG GTGATGCTAGTCATTGATGCTGCTGTCAGTAACCTTGATGACCTGCCCTCGCTGGAGGACTTCCTGCTGAACTTGGGGAGGAAACACCAGGCTGTGGGAGTGCATACACAGTCCTTTGCT GTGGTGGGAGAGGCCCTTCTCTACATGCtgcagtgcagtttgggtcaggcCTACACTGCGCCTCTGCAACAAGCCTGGCTCAACATGTACAGCATCGTTGTGGCGGCTATGAGCCGAGGATGGGCCAAGAACGGAGAGGACAAGGCCGACTGA